One Planctomycetaceae bacterium genomic window, AAGCAGCCGGCGAACAGGTCCCAGAATGCGGGCATCTGAAAACACGGAATTCATCAGTTCGCTGAGTTGGTGCAGGCGGAAGACGGAACGGACGACGCGGCTGTCGGGTTCGCGAACCAGCCCCGGCTGGCCGTCGGGCCAGTGCTGCACGAGTTCCCTGGCTTCGTTCAGCATCCGCTGCACTTCGTCGTCGGCGAACACGTCCGGCAGCACGACAAAGCCGTCGCGGTCGTAGGCTTCCACAAACTCGGCCGGCAGTTCGGATCGGGACGAACCCCAGACAACGGGGTCGGCGCGGTCAGCGATCTCCATCGTGTTGCCGTACCGCGATGCGTAAGGATCAGTGAGAGAGTTGGAAGTCTTGAATTCGGCGGATTGCGATTCGACGGCAGTCATGGCGGCATCCTGTTATTCGGGCAGCGAAGTTGTCAATCACTGCGGGGCTTTGTAGTCGGTAAGGTGAAAGCAGCGGCGCGGGACGTGTCAGGATTCGGTCATTCGACGAGCGGATAGGCTCCGTTTTCGTCGTGCGTTTCGGTCCCGACCACTGGCGGATTGAAGACGCACACCATTCGCAATTGTGTGACGGCGTGCAACTCGTGCTGTTCATGTTCGGAAAGCGCGTACATGGTGCCGGGTTTGATCGCGTATTCCTGATCGTTGTCGAGATCGCGCAGTTTTCCGGTACCTTCAATGCAGTACACGGCTTCCAGGTGGTTGGTGTACTTCATGCAGGTTGTTGTTCCGGCCTTCAGCGTTGTGTCGTGCAGCGAGAAACCCATGCCGTCGCGCTTCAGCAGCAGTCGACAGCTTGACCAGTTTTCGGTTTCGACTTCCCGCTCGGTCAGCAGGACGTCTTCCAGGGTACGTACAATCATTTCAGTCAGGGCTCCGGGGCGTTGGATGGATGCAGGTGAGGAAACGGAACTCGCGCGTCTCGGGGACGGGCATGCGCTGGGTCGCGGATCAGCTATTTCCCGGATGCAACCAGATCGCGAGACGAAACGGCGGCGACGGATTCACGGATGATGTCCAATCCGGCGTTCAGGTCGTCCTCGGAAATGTTCAGCGGGGGCAGCAGTTTCAGCACTTCATCCGCGGGTCCGGATGTTTCGACGATCAGGCCGCGACGAAATGCTTCACGGGAAATCAGCGAGGCCAGATCGGAATCCGGAAACTCAACCCCCTGGATCATGCCGCGACCGCGAGCGTCAGCATCGTGTTCATCCGCCAGATTCAGCAGACAGTCGCGAATGATCGCTGCGTTGCTCAGAACCGCCTGCGTCATGGAATCGCCGACCCAGAAGGTCTCCAGCGCCGCGCGGGCAGTGACGAAGGCCGCGTTGTGTCCGCGGAACGTGCCGTTGTGTTCTCCGGGGTCAAAGACATCCAGTTCGGGTTTCATCAGCGTCACGGCCAGCGGCAGTCCGAAACCGGAGAGTGACTTCGACAGGCACACGATATCCGGCTGGATGTCGAAACTTTCGAAGCTGAAGAACGGACCGGTGCGGCCGCAGCCAACCTGAATATCGTCGACGATCAGCAGCACACCAAACCTCGCTGCCACTTCAGCGAGTTGCCGCAGCCAGGTGCGTGATGCGACATTGACGCCGCCTTCCGCCTGAAGTGTTTCCACGATGAAAGCCGCCGGCAGATCCAGACCGCTGCTGGAATCTTCCAGAAAGCGTTCCAGCGAGCTGATCGTATCAGCGTCAGTGCCGTGGTATCCGCAGTAGGGAAAGTGAGTCACGTTATTCAGCGGTACTCCCGCTCCGGCTCGTTTGCTGCCATTGCCCGTCAGCGCCAGTGACCCCAGAGTCATCCCGTGGAATCCGTTGGTGAATGAAACCACGTTGTGCCGACCGGTGAATTTGCGAGCCAGCTTCAAAGCCGCTTCGACCGCATTGGTTCCGGTCGGCCCCGGAAACATCACCTTGTAGTCCATGTCGCGAGGCTGCAGGATGATCTTTTCAAACGAACTCAGAAAGTCGCGTTTGGCCGACGTGTACATGTCCAGCGAATGCATCACGCCGTTGCATTTCAGGTATTGCAGCAATTCCATCTTCAGGACAGGATGGTTGTGCCCGTAGTTCAGCGCGCCGGCTCCGGCGAAGAAGTCGATGAATTCCTGCCCGTCTTCGTCCACCAGCCAGGAACCCGATGCCGTCTGGAAGACTGTCGGAAAACTGCGGCAGTAGCCTCTGACTTCCGATTCGCGTCGTTCGAAGATGTCCGTCATGTCGTCCTGCTCCTGAAGTATCGTCTGAATGAAAAGTTGCTGGTTGTTGAAGGTGAAAGTCAAATCGCCCGCCGCCGGCTGCAGACTGCCGCAATCGTCCGGACGTTCGCGACGTTGCGGCGCGTGTCGCTGTGCAATACCGCGGCAGCGCTGACGGGTATCAATCCGGAACGCCGCCCGCACAGGACTGAGCCTGCTCTTCGCACGCGAAGGTGTCGCCTTCCCTGACTTCGGACGGTTTATTGGTTTGCCGTGGACGTGCCGACCGCATGGCCGACGCGCGAGCGGCATCCGGCTGAGTCAGCGTAAAGGGCCCGATTCGAATTCCGGGTTCTGCTTCGTGAGCACCTTCCGCCGATGGAAAACATTCGGCCGGGAATCCATCAGTTGGCTTCAACACCGTGCCAAACCGATTTGCCAAAGCGTCAAACGTCCGGCGAGAGGCGATATTGGATTCGCTGATGGTTGCTTCGACGTAGCGAATTCCGCTGCGAATGAGAGGGGGCAGCAGGAAGTCCAGAAGTCCGCCGGCGATTCCCTGTCGCTGAGCACTGCGGGCGACTCCAAGTTGCCAGACGAACAAAGTATCGCTGCGATCCGGCAATCGAAAGGCCGTCACGAAGCCGACAATCTGACTGCTGCGTTCGGCCACCGCGCACGTGGCAGCGAAGTTTCTGCACAGCAGCAGATACAGATAGAGGGAGTTGCAGTCCAGGATTCCGGATTCGCGCACCAGCCGAAGAATGGCGCTCGCGTCAGTAACGCATGGCTGCCGGAACTGGACTGTTGCTGGCTCACTCGTAGCCGCGGAACTCACGAAACTATCACTCGCCGAAGTGGGTATCCTGCTCATTGCGTCGTGCATTGATTTCGCAGGCGGTCGCATCGAGTCGGCCGTTCTGCTAACGTGCAGGAAGAACGGTTGCTGTTCCGACTACCATATTGGTGCAGACTCAGATCTCAACCCCGATTCGCGGATTGCTTTCCATTTCGATCCGGCCGACTGATTCCAACTGACGTTTCAGTAACGGTTTATGTGAATCCTGATGTTTCTCTGAGAACTCTGAGAAGCTGTTGAATTCGCGCGAGTGAGCGCATCCGATTCCGCGTTCGCGGCATGCGACGCAGGCCGCGGACATTGCAAACGTGTTCCGTTCACGTGTGAAGTCGTGTGATTTTCGCGTGACTGTGCGTGGACAAGTCGAACCGACGCCGCGACAGACTGGTCGTGGCGTTCGAACCCGCCGGACACCGGAAGCCTCCCTGCATGAGGGAGTACTTCGAGACAGAACAGGATACGGCGATGCAGCGTTGTTTTCAGATCGTCCGTCGAACCGAAGAAATCCTGCTGGCGTGGTCAGTGCTGCTGATCGCCGGACTGACGATCGCCAACGTCGCGACTCGAGCCGTGTCGGGTGACAGCCTGGCGTTCACCGGCGAGCTCTCGCAGTTTCTGATCATCGTGGTTACGTTTGTCGGACTCAGTTACGCGGCGGGTCGAGGCCGGCATATCCGCATGACGGCGATCTGCGATCAACTTTCGCCGCGGTATCGCAAACTTCTGATCGTCATCAGCTCGCTGATGACGGCGGCGTTGTTGTCAGTCCTTGCGTGGTGTTCGCTGGAATACATCGCCACGGTGCGGTTTCTGGAATCCGTTTCGCCGGTGCTGCGAGTGCCGCTGCATCTGGTCTATCTGGTGGTCCCGCTGGGGCTGATTCTGTCCGCGGTTCAGTACGCGCTGGCCGTGGTTCGCAATGTGACTTCGCCGGGCGTGTACCTGTCGTATGAAGTCGCTGACGAGTACGAAGAACCGGTTGTCGGCGAAGTCTGAACGCCGCGCGGCCGCCTTGAGTCGCGCAGCTGCGCGGCGCACATTCGCGCGGTGAGCATGAATGCGGCCGGCACCGGGTTCTTCCGCAGGGAATTGGGAATCGACGGTTGTTATGGAATTGTTTGTTATTGCGCTGGTGATGTTGCTGCTGCTGATGCTGGGCTTTCCGATGAAGGTTCCGCTGATCACGGCCGCACTGGCGCTGTTGCTGGTGTTTCATCCGGATGTCACCCCTGCGGTTGTCGTGCAGCAGATGATTGGCGGCATCAAACCGGCGGCGCTGATTGCCGTGCCGATGTTCATCCTGGCGGCCGACATCATGACCCGCGGACATTCGGCAAATCGCCTGCTGGACCTGGTGACTTCGTGCGTCGGCCATTTGCGCGGGGGACTGCCGATTGCTTCGGCGGTCAGTTGCACTCTGTTCGGAGCCATGTCCGGGTCGACTCAGGCCACAGTCGTCGCGATCGGAGGCCCGCTGCGCCCGCGGCTGCTGCGTTCCGGCTATCCGGATGACTTCACGATTGCTCTGATCATTAACGCGAGTGACATCGCCCTGCTGATTCCTCCCAGCATCGGCATGATTGTCTACGGGGTTGTCTCCGGGACATCCATCGGTGAGTTGTTTATCGCCGGGATTGGTCCGGGACTGCTGATTCTGCTGCTGTTCAGCCTCTATTGCCGCCATGCATCGAACCGTATGCAGATCGAACCGCAGCCGGCCGCGTCTGGTTCAGAACGAATCGCTGCGCTGCGGGCGGCTTTGCTGCCGCTGGGATTTCCGCTGATCGTCATCGGCGGTATCTACGCGGGGATCTTCAG contains:
- a CDS encoding ectoine synthase, which translates into the protein MIVRTLEDVLLTEREVETENWSSCRLLLKRDGMGFSLHDTTLKAGTTTCMKYTNHLEAVYCIEGTGKLRDLDNDQEYAIKPGTMYALSEHEQHELHAVTQLRMVCVFNPPVVGTETHDENGAYPLVE
- the ectB gene encoding diaminobutyrate--2-oxoglutarate transaminase, which translates into the protein MTDIFERRESEVRGYCRSFPTVFQTASGSWLVDEDGQEFIDFFAGAGALNYGHNHPVLKMELLQYLKCNGVMHSLDMYTSAKRDFLSSFEKIILQPRDMDYKVMFPGPTGTNAVEAALKLARKFTGRHNVVSFTNGFHGMTLGSLALTGNGSKRAGAGVPLNNVTHFPYCGYHGTDADTISSLERFLEDSSSGLDLPAAFIVETLQAEGGVNVASRTWLRQLAEVAARFGVLLIVDDIQVGCGRTGPFFSFESFDIQPDIVCLSKSLSGFGLPLAVTLMKPELDVFDPGEHNGTFRGHNAAFVTARAALETFWVGDSMTQAVLSNAAIIRDCLLNLADEHDADARGRGMIQGVEFPDSDLASLISREAFRRGLIVETSGPADEVLKLLPPLNISEDDLNAGLDIIRESVAAVSSRDLVASGK
- the ectA gene encoding diaminobutyrate acetyltransferase, which gives rise to MSSAATSEPATVQFRQPCVTDASAILRLVRESGILDCNSLYLYLLLCRNFAATCAVAERSSQIVGFVTAFRLPDRSDTLFVWQLGVARSAQRQGIAGGLLDFLLPPLIRSGIRYVEATISESNIASRRTFDALANRFGTVLKPTDGFPAECFPSAEGAHEAEPGIRIGPFTLTQPDAARASAMRSARPRQTNKPSEVREGDTFACEEQAQSCAGGVPD
- a CDS encoding TRAP transporter small permease; amino-acid sequence: MREYFETEQDTAMQRCFQIVRRTEEILLAWSVLLIAGLTIANVATRAVSGDSLAFTGELSQFLIIVVTFVGLSYAAGRGRHIRMTAICDQLSPRYRKLLIVISSLMTAALLSVLAWCSLEYIATVRFLESVSPVLRVPLHLVYLVVPLGLILSAVQYALAVVRNVTSPGVYLSYEVADEYEEPVVGEV
- a CDS encoding TRAP transporter large permease — protein: MELFVIALVMLLLLMLGFPMKVPLITAALALLLVFHPDVTPAVVVQQMIGGIKPAALIAVPMFILAADIMTRGHSANRLLDLVTSCVGHLRGGLPIASAVSCTLFGAMSGSTQATVVAIGGPLRPRLLRSGYPDDFTIALIINASDIALLIPPSIGMIVYGVVSGTSIGELFIAGIGPGLLILLLFSLYCRHASNRMQIEPQPAASGSERIAALRAALLPLGFPLIVIGGIYAGIFSPTEAAAVSVLYALVLEVGIFRELRLRDLPEIALSTGTVTAVVFVLVGAGAAFSWAISFAELPQVLISDWLGLSADSGYWRIMLTIAAAYFVACMFVDPIVVILILTPIFHPVATAAHIDPVLVGIVVTLQVAIGSATPPFGCDIFTAIAVFRRPYLEVIRGTPPFIAILLLVAVILIGVPQVSLFLRDLAFE